The Ruficoccus amylovorans genome has a segment encoding these proteins:
- a CDS encoding helix-turn-helix domain-containing protein: protein MNSVERVAQRSRELRQKHGMTQQELAELADMSEKFLQQIESCRKKEIWVSTVERIARAFSLEAHEFLAPTLPTKSKPVRKVASSRVHK from the coding sequence GTGAATTCAGTCGAACGTGTCGCCCAAAGAAGCCGAGAGCTGCGCCAGAAACATGGTATGACCCAGCAGGAGCTGGCGGAGCTCGCCGACATGTCCGAGAAATTCCTTCAGCAGATCGAGTCCTGCCGCAAGAAGGAGATCTGGGTCAGCACGGTCGAGCGGATCGCCCGGGCCTTCAGCCTGGAAGCCCATGAGTTCCTCGCCCCGACCCTCCCCACGAAGTCAAAACCCGTCCGCAAGGTCGCCAGCAGCCGCGTCCACAAGTAA
- a CDS encoding ankyrin repeat domain-containing protein: MSSGSRAAVLWTPLGQAARQTDDPAVIGRLVRAGEDPNGRNRYGATALMYAALSNSSVVVIQALIAAGADPNDADDDELTPLMYAAQENTTEVVRALLKAGALPNAQTQYGWTALMAADRGHVFQFRPKPYQIQHIQ, from the coding sequence GTGTCTTCTGGCTCACGGGCAGCGGTGTTGTGGACTCCCTTGGGGCAGGCGGCGAGGCAGACGGACGACCCGGCGGTCATTGGCAGGCTTGTGCGGGCCGGGGAGGATCCCAACGGGAGAAACCGCTACGGTGCGACGGCGTTGATGTACGCGGCCCTCTCCAACTCCTCGGTGGTGGTCATTCAGGCCCTGATCGCAGCCGGGGCGGACCCGAACGACGCCGATGACGATGAGTTGACCCCGCTGATGTATGCGGCCCAGGAAAACACCACCGAGGTCGTCCGGGCCCTGCTGAAGGCGGGGGCGCTTCCGAATGCCCAAACCCAATACGGCTGGACCGCCTTGATGGCTGCTGACCGAGGTCATGTTTTTCAGTTCAGACCAAAACCCTATCAGATACAGCATATCCAATAA